Proteins from a genomic interval of Kaistia defluvii:
- a CDS encoding carbohydrate ABC transporter permease, translating to MYRLYLVPTLLINVVIIFIPAVLTIALAFFRWDGITTPVFIGLQNFQALWFDRVFWTALTNNLIWTGIFLTIPIFMGLLAATLLLIARRGSMFFQVIYFLPMIIATAILARVWQGMIYSPVSGVNGMLQRMGFPTLDPLTQPSTALLGIATVDLWHWWGFLCVIFFAALRQVPQEQIEFARLEGVSFWKILRYVLIPAIWPTITLMMIMTVIWSFLVFDFVYILTQGGPAFSSEVLSTLAYRSAFYDLAVGKAAAVAVVISLFGLVATAFYIRAQAKEFHQ from the coding sequence ATGTATCGGCTCTATCTCGTCCCGACATTGCTCATCAATGTCGTCATCATCTTCATTCCCGCAGTCCTGACCATTGCGCTGGCCTTCTTCCGCTGGGACGGCATCACGACGCCCGTCTTCATCGGGCTTCAGAATTTCCAGGCCCTGTGGTTCGACCGCGTGTTCTGGACCGCGCTCACCAACAACCTGATCTGGACCGGCATTTTCCTGACGATCCCGATCTTCATGGGCCTGCTGGCGGCGACGCTGCTGCTGATCGCCCGTCGCGGCAGCATGTTCTTCCAGGTGATCTACTTCCTGCCGATGATCATCGCGACCGCGATCCTTGCGCGCGTCTGGCAGGGCATGATCTACAGCCCGGTCTCGGGCGTGAACGGCATGCTGCAGCGCATGGGCTTTCCCACGCTGGACCCGCTGACGCAGCCCTCCACCGCGCTGCTCGGCATCGCCACCGTCGACCTCTGGCACTGGTGGGGATTTCTGTGCGTCATCTTCTTCGCCGCGCTCCGCCAGGTCCCGCAGGAGCAGATCGAATTCGCCCGGCTCGAAGGCGTCAGCTTCTGGAAGATCCTGCGCTACGTGCTGATCCCGGCGATCTGGCCGACCATCACCCTGATGATGATCATGACGGTGATCTGGTCGTTCCTGGTGTTCGACTTCGTCTACATCCTGACCCAGGGCGGCCCAGCCTTCTCCAGCGAAGTGCTCTCCACCCTCGCCTATCGCAGCGCCTTCTACGACCTCGCGGTCGGCAAGGCCGCGGCCGTCGCCGTCGTCATCAGCCTGTTCGGCCTGGTCGCGACCGCCTTCTACATCCGGGCGCAGGCCAAGGAGTTCCACCAGTGA
- a CDS encoding carbohydrate ABC transporter permease: MKHEVKLVESRTTLILTYTVLSIALIITLFPIALLVLNSVKPAAQIVQNPLAWPETFRWDNFTRAWEDARFSQTMLNSVILTATTIILVCTTSSLTAYVLARRKIESWKIVTFYLLGTTTAPIQLFLFPLYFGFAKLGLINNPFAVALIYTAIFSPFAVMLLRTYFLAIPGELEEAAQIDGASHWQVFTRIMLPIVSPGILTVALIIGLYSWNEFLIATTFLQGSENMTAVVSFFLLSGQYSSDWGEIMAAALIIVLPVVILFVLLQRRFIEGMAGGSVKG; encoded by the coding sequence GTGAAGCACGAAGTGAAACTCGTCGAGAGCCGGACGACGCTCATCCTGACCTATACGGTGCTCAGCATCGCGCTGATCATCACGCTGTTTCCGATCGCGCTGCTGGTGCTGAATTCCGTCAAGCCGGCCGCCCAGATCGTGCAGAACCCGCTGGCCTGGCCCGAGACGTTTCGCTGGGACAATTTCACCCGCGCCTGGGAAGACGCCCGCTTCTCCCAGACCATGCTGAATTCGGTGATCCTGACGGCGACGACCATTATTCTGGTCTGCACGACGTCCTCGCTGACCGCCTATGTGCTCGCCAGGCGCAAGATCGAAAGCTGGAAGATCGTCACCTTCTACCTGCTCGGCACGACGACGGCGCCGATCCAGCTCTTTCTGTTTCCGCTCTATTTCGGCTTCGCCAAGCTCGGCCTGATCAACAATCCCTTCGCCGTGGCGCTGATCTACACGGCGATCTTCTCGCCCTTCGCCGTCATGCTGCTGCGCACCTACTTCCTCGCCATCCCCGGCGAACTCGAGGAAGCCGCGCAGATCGACGGCGCCAGTCACTGGCAGGTCTTCACCCGGATCATGCTGCCGATCGTCTCGCCCGGCATCCTGACCGTGGCGCTGATCATCGGCCTCTATTCATGGAACGAGTTCCTGATCGCCACGACCTTCCTGCAGGGCTCGGAGAACATGACCGCCGTCGTGTCCTTCTTCCTGCTGAGCGGCCAGTACAGCTCCGACTGGGGGGAGATCATGGCAGCCGCGCTGATCATCGTCCTGCCCGTCGTCATCCTCTTTGTCCTGCTGCAGCGCCGCTTCATCGAAGGCATGGCCGGCGGCTCGGTGAAGGGCTGA
- a CDS encoding ADP-ribosylglycohydrolase family protein yields MTLPSDYLDRVYAGVLGKLIGVYLGRPFEGWTYQRIMEELGPIDYYVHDRLDQPLVVTDDDVAGTFTFVRALEDYGVSPDLSAEDIGKAWLNYIVEERSILWWGGVGNSTEHTAWINLKKGIPAPASGSMATNGQPVAEQIGAQIFIDGWALVAPNQPKLAAKLAEQAGKVSHDGESVYAAMLWAAMEAEAFGSRDIDHLLDVGLSVIPADCLIAKLIADVRRWHRENADWRVARQLIQDHYGYDKYPGNCHVVPNHALMIMSVLYAPDDFQKAQMIVNTSGWDTDCNAGNVGCLMGIMLGLDGIEAGPDWRGPIADRLLISSADGGNSINDAVRVSYYLANLGRQLAGQDKLAKPKDGAQFHFSLPGSQQGFRPQAGFTANAHLRIGNEAFGNARALSIGYEALGPGQQAAAISPTFSPPELLNMRTYDLMATPLVYPGQVVKARIAAPSANKGDVEARLRLRVYDGADKLRDVDGEAVTLAPGADTVLAWKLPELDGQPIAEIGIVLTASGRRADGKVLVDYLRWDGAPEVTLKRPAGDGDFWRMAWVNGVSFFSKRFPPSFRISQSLGDGIVSHGTREWTDYALDADIMIHLAVHGGVALRVQGLRRYYSLRITREGQLQIVRVRDEKEDVLASKPFEFVLEKAIPVRARVVGSTISATVGGVAIEATDHSAEAFRDGGIGLTVYEGALSTDAVKISAA; encoded by the coding sequence TTGACCCTACCGAGCGATTATCTGGACCGCGTCTATGCCGGCGTTCTCGGCAAGCTGATCGGCGTCTATCTCGGCCGCCCCTTCGAGGGCTGGACCTACCAGCGCATCATGGAGGAGCTCGGTCCGATCGACTATTACGTCCACGACCGCCTCGACCAGCCGCTGGTCGTCACCGATGACGACGTCGCCGGAACCTTCACCTTCGTCCGCGCGCTGGAAGACTACGGCGTTTCGCCGGACCTGTCGGCCGAGGATATCGGCAAGGCCTGGCTCAACTACATCGTCGAAGAGCGCTCGATCCTGTGGTGGGGCGGCGTCGGCAATTCAACCGAGCACACCGCCTGGATCAATTTGAAGAAGGGCATCCCCGCCCCCGCTTCCGGCTCCATGGCCACCAACGGCCAGCCGGTTGCCGAGCAGATCGGCGCGCAGATCTTCATCGATGGCTGGGCGCTCGTCGCGCCGAACCAGCCGAAGCTGGCGGCCAAGCTCGCCGAGCAGGCCGGCAAGGTCAGCCATGACGGCGAATCCGTCTATGCCGCCATGCTCTGGGCCGCGATGGAGGCAGAAGCCTTCGGGAGTCGCGACATCGACCACCTGCTCGATGTCGGCCTCTCGGTCATTCCGGCCGACTGCCTGATCGCCAAGCTGATCGCCGACGTGCGCCGCTGGCACAGGGAGAACGCTGACTGGCGCGTCGCCCGCCAGCTCATCCAGGACCATTACGGCTACGACAAATATCCCGGCAACTGCCACGTCGTGCCCAACCACGCGCTGATGATCATGTCGGTGCTCTACGCGCCGGACGATTTCCAGAAGGCGCAGATGATCGTCAACACGTCGGGCTGGGATACCGATTGCAACGCCGGCAATGTCGGCTGCCTCATGGGCATCATGCTGGGTCTCGACGGCATCGAGGCCGGGCCCGACTGGCGTGGCCCCATCGCCGACCGCCTGCTGATCTCGTCCGCCGATGGCGGCAATTCGATCAACGACGCCGTCCGCGTCTCCTATTACCTCGCCAATCTCGGCCGCCAGCTTGCCGGCCAGGACAAGCTCGCCAAGCCGAAGGACGGCGCGCAGTTCCACTTCTCGCTGCCCGGCAGCCAGCAGGGATTCCGCCCACAGGCCGGCTTCACCGCCAATGCCCATCTCCGCATCGGCAACGAGGCATTCGGCAACGCGCGCGCCCTGTCGATCGGCTACGAGGCGCTCGGACCCGGCCAGCAAGCGGCGGCGATCAGTCCGACCTTCTCGCCGCCCGAACTCCTCAACATGCGCACCTACGACCTGATGGCGACGCCGCTTGTCTATCCGGGCCAGGTCGTGAAGGCCCGCATCGCGGCCCCGTCCGCCAACAAGGGCGACGTCGAGGCACGGCTGCGGCTGCGCGTCTATGACGGCGCCGACAAGCTGCGCGATGTCGATGGCGAGGCCGTCACCCTCGCGCCGGGCGCCGACACCGTGCTCGCCTGGAAGCTGCCGGAGCTGGACGGCCAGCCGATCGCCGAGATCGGCATCGTCCTGACGGCGTCGGGGCGCCGCGCCGACGGCAAGGTGCTGGTCGACTACCTGCGCTGGGACGGCGCGCCGGAAGTGACGCTGAAGCGTCCGGCCGGCGACGGCGATTTCTGGCGCATGGCCTGGGTCAACGGCGTCAGCTTCTTCTCGAAACGCTTCCCGCCGAGCTTCCGCATCTCGCAGTCGCTCGGCGACGGCATCGTCTCGCACGGCACGCGGGAATGGACCGATTACGCGCTCGACGCGGACATCATGATCCATCTCGCCGTGCATGGCGGCGTCGCGCTGCGCGTCCAGGGCCTGCGCCGCTATTACAGCCTCCGCATCACCCGCGAGGGCCAGCTCCAGATCGTGCGCGTGCGCGACGAAAAGGAGGACGTGCTGGCATCCAAGCCGTTCGAATTCGTGCTGGAAAAGGCGATCCCGGTCCGCGCGCGCGTGGTCGGCTCGACGATCTCGGCCACGGTCGGCGGCGTCGCCATCGAAGCGACCGACCACAGCGCCGAAGCGTTCCGCGATGGCGGCATCGGCCTGACCGTCTATGAAGGCGCGCTTTCGACCGACGCGGTCAAGATCTCGGCCGCCTGA
- a CDS encoding ornithine cyclodeaminase — translation MTPKLNVVPFVSVDHMMKLVLSIGIERFLLELCAYVEDDFRRWESFDKVARVAAHSPDGVIELMPTSDGAAYGFKYVNGHPKNTRDGRQTVTAFGVLADVANGYPVLFTEMTILTALRTAATSAVAARHLAPKGARTMAIIGNGAQAEFQALAMKALIGVDRLRLYDIDRAASEKCRRNLQGFGFDIAICDGTEEAVQGAEIVTTVTADKQNATILTDNLVGAGIHINAVGGDCPGKTELQAAILRRADIFVEYPPQTRIEGEIQQLPSDHPVTELWRVIVGDVQGRTDGRQITLFDSVGFATEDFSALRYVRDKLAGTAFYEELDLLADPDDPRDLFGMLLRAAA, via the coding sequence ATGACTCCCAAGCTGAACGTCGTTCCCTTCGTGAGCGTCGACCACATGATGAAGCTCGTGCTGTCGATCGGCATCGAGCGCTTTCTTCTCGAGCTCTGCGCCTATGTCGAGGACGACTTCCGGCGCTGGGAGAGCTTCGACAAGGTGGCGCGCGTCGCCGCCCATTCGCCGGACGGGGTCATCGAGTTGATGCCGACGTCCGATGGCGCGGCCTACGGGTTCAAATATGTGAACGGCCACCCGAAGAACACGCGCGACGGTCGCCAGACCGTGACTGCCTTCGGCGTCCTGGCGGATGTCGCGAACGGCTATCCCGTTCTCTTCACCGAAATGACGATCCTGACCGCGCTGCGCACCGCCGCGACCTCCGCCGTCGCCGCCCGGCACCTGGCGCCCAAGGGCGCGCGGACCATGGCGATCATTGGCAACGGCGCGCAGGCCGAATTCCAGGCTCTGGCGATGAAGGCGCTGATCGGCGTCGATCGCTTGCGCCTCTACGACATCGATCGTGCGGCCAGCGAGAAATGCCGACGGAACCTCCAGGGCTTCGGCTTCGACATTGCGATCTGCGACGGGACGGAGGAAGCGGTACAAGGCGCCGAGATCGTCACCACCGTCACGGCCGACAAGCAGAATGCGACGATCCTCACCGACAATCTCGTCGGCGCGGGAATCCATATCAACGCGGTCGGCGGCGACTGCCCCGGCAAGACCGAGCTTCAGGCCGCCATCCTGCGACGCGCCGACATCTTCGTGGAATACCCGCCGCAGACGCGCATCGAGGGCGAGATCCAGCAGCTCCCGTCCGACCACCCGGTGACGGAGCTCTGGCGCGTCATCGTCGGCGACGTGCAAGGCAGAACCGACGGGCGACAGATCACCCTTTTCGACTCCGTCGGCTTCGCCACCGAGGACTTCTCGGCCCTGCGCTATGTCCGCGACAAGTTGGCGGGTACGGCCTTTTACGAAGAGCTCGACCTTCTCGCCGACCCAGACGACCCGCGCGACCTCTTCGGCATGCTGCTGCGCGCAGCCGCCTAA
- the ctlX gene encoding citrulline utilization hydrolase CtlX codes for MSGFAAQAPSGVVMIRPHHFTPNPETAADNVFQSADGFRTRGEIAEAAFDEVTRMAGRLREAGVTVHLFEDETTATPDSVFPNNWFSTHAGGHVAIYPMFNPSRRRERRSDVIEMLKQRYRVQDVIDYSGLEPDHVFLEGTGAMVFDHIGRIAYAARSNRTNEVALERFCTHFNFEPMLFEAADANGAKIYHTNVIMCVGTEIALVGLDTIVGEARRAEIRARLEETGRIVVPLSHAQIGEFAGNALELRGSRGRFLAISSRAVASLTPAQRESIEAVTPLLALDVPTVELAGGSVRCMLAGIHLAARSGAAASFA; via the coding sequence ATGAGCGGTTTCGCAGCCCAGGCGCCATCCGGCGTCGTGATGATCCGTCCCCACCATTTCACACCCAATCCCGAAACGGCGGCGGATAACGTCTTCCAATCGGCGGACGGCTTCCGTACGCGCGGCGAGATCGCGGAAGCGGCCTTCGACGAGGTAACGCGCATGGCCGGACGCCTGCGCGAAGCCGGCGTCACCGTCCATCTCTTCGAGGACGAGACCACGGCGACACCGGACTCCGTCTTTCCCAACAACTGGTTCTCGACCCATGCCGGCGGGCATGTCGCGATCTATCCGATGTTCAATCCGAGCCGGCGCCGCGAGCGCCGCTCCGACGTCATCGAGATGCTGAAGCAGCGCTACCGCGTCCAGGACGTCATCGATTATTCCGGCCTCGAGCCCGACCATGTCTTCCTGGAAGGCACGGGCGCGATGGTGTTCGACCATATCGGCCGCATCGCCTATGCGGCGCGCTCGAACCGCACCAACGAGGTCGCGCTGGAGCGCTTCTGCACGCATTTCAACTTCGAGCCCATGCTGTTCGAAGCCGCCGATGCGAACGGCGCGAAGATCTACCACACCAACGTCATCATGTGCGTCGGCACAGAGATTGCGCTGGTCGGGCTCGACACGATCGTTGGAGAGGCGCGCCGGGCCGAAATCCGCGCGCGGCTGGAGGAGACCGGTCGCATCGTCGTGCCGCTGAGCCACGCGCAGATCGGCGAGTTCGCCGGCAATGCGCTCGAACTTCGAGGCAGCAGGGGGCGGTTTCTCGCGATCTCGTCACGCGCCGTGGCCTCGCTGACGCCGGCGCAGCGCGAAAGCATCGAAGCCGTCACACCCCTGCTGGCCCTCGACGTTCCGACGGTCGAGCTCGCGGGTGGTTCGGTGCGCTGCATGCTTGCCGGCATCCATCTCGCCGCGCGTTCCGGGGCCGCGGCTTCGTTCGCCTGA
- a CDS encoding Lrp/AsnC family transcriptional regulator, which produces MYQLDELDRRMIDVLRSDGRAPVSKLADILGVTRGTVQARIDRLLDSGALLGFTVRVRQDHDANAIRAVMMIEVAGKSTTAIIKRLRGMPELHSLHTTNGSWDLIAEIRASSLHDFDRVLREVRQIDGILNSETSILLSSV; this is translated from the coding sequence ATGTACCAGCTCGACGAGCTCGATCGAAGGATGATCGACGTCCTGCGCAGTGACGGACGCGCGCCCGTGTCCAAGCTCGCCGACATTCTGGGCGTCACGCGCGGCACGGTGCAGGCGCGCATCGACCGCCTTCTGGATAGCGGCGCGCTGCTCGGCTTCACGGTGCGCGTGCGACAGGATCATGACGCCAACGCGATCCGCGCGGTGATGATGATCGAGGTGGCGGGCAAGTCGACCACGGCGATCATCAAGCGCCTGCGCGGCATGCCGGAGCTTCATTCGCTGCACACAACTAACGGAAGCTGGGATCTGATCGCCGAGATCCGCGCTTCCTCCCTCCACGATTTCGACCGCGTCTTGCGCGAGGTCCGACAGATCGACGGCATTCTCAACAGCGAGACGAGCATTCTCCTCAGCTCTGTCTGA
- a CDS encoding arginase family protein yields MNQKPDLGALFGAGETSTFLGLDACDDLATLNAPIAILGVPCATPYRAVGAYCRNAPDALRRATASLTANLERHDFDIGGQVFPERRLRAVDCGDLAFDEADGAANRDAIRGAVRTILERNAVPVLLGGDDSIPIPMLQAIGDMAGDRKFTILQIDAHIDWRETHMDERMGLSSTMRRASEMEHIERIVQVGARGIGSAATSDYEDAVKWGVSFVPARELHRSGVQKVLDLIPEGSDIIVCVDADAMDPSLVPGVIGRSPGGLSYDEITDLIRGAAARGRIAAVDFVEFMPERDVDGIGALTFARVITTALGLIARQKA; encoded by the coding sequence ATGAACCAGAAGCCCGATCTCGGCGCCCTGTTCGGCGCGGGCGAAACCTCGACCTTCCTCGGCCTCGATGCCTGCGACGACCTCGCCACTCTGAACGCGCCGATCGCGATCCTCGGCGTTCCCTGCGCGACGCCCTACCGCGCCGTCGGTGCCTATTGCCGCAACGCGCCGGACGCGCTGCGCCGCGCGACGGCCTCGCTTACGGCCAATCTCGAACGCCACGATTTCGACATCGGGGGCCAGGTCTTCCCCGAGCGGCGCCTTCGCGCGGTGGATTGCGGCGATCTCGCCTTCGATGAAGCGGACGGAGCCGCCAACCGCGACGCGATCCGCGGCGCGGTGCGCACGATCCTGGAGCGGAACGCCGTTCCGGTGCTTCTGGGCGGCGACGATTCCATCCCGATCCCCATGCTCCAGGCGATCGGCGACATGGCCGGCGATCGCAAGTTCACCATTCTCCAGATCGACGCTCATATCGACTGGCGCGAAACGCATATGGACGAGCGGATGGGTCTCTCCTCCACCATGCGCCGCGCCTCCGAGATGGAGCATATCGAGCGCATCGTGCAGGTCGGCGCGCGGGGCATCGGCTCGGCCGCGACGAGCGACTACGAGGATGCCGTGAAATGGGGCGTGTCCTTCGTTCCGGCGCGCGAACTCCACCGTTCGGGCGTCCAGAAGGTGCTGGACCTCATTCCCGAGGGAAGCGACATCATCGTCTGCGTCGATGCCGACGCGATGGACCCGTCCCTGGTTCCGGGCGTCATTGGCCGCTCGCCCGGCGGCCTCTCCTATGACGAAATCACCGACCTCATCCGGGGCGCGGCGGCGCGCGGTCGGATCGCGGCGGTCGACTTCGTGGAGTTCATGCCGGAGCGCGACGTCGACGGCATCGGCGCTCTGACCTTCGCGCGCGTCATCACGACGGCGCTCGGCCTGATCGCCCGCCAGAAGGCCTGA
- a CDS encoding ABC transporter permease yields MSWDIIVENLGFYAQGAKLTVLLTVASLAISFVLAMPLALGRNSHNPFLRNAIALYTLVFRGTPLLVQLFLIYYGLAQFDLVRESLLWPWLSSALVCVILTFVLNTTAYTTEIFAGSLRHLPVGEIEAARAYGMSPFTRARRILLPAMLTRSLTLYGNETVMMLHATSLASTVTLLEVTGVARNIALNYYIMFEPYVTAAAIYLVLTLVLVLLFQFAQHRWAGYLQARL; encoded by the coding sequence ATGAGCTGGGATATCATCGTCGAGAATCTCGGCTTCTATGCCCAGGGCGCGAAGCTGACGGTGCTCCTCACCGTCGCCTCGCTCGCCATCTCTTTCGTTCTGGCGATGCCGCTGGCGCTCGGGCGCAATTCGCACAACCCGTTCCTGCGCAATGCGATCGCCCTCTATACGCTGGTGTTTCGCGGCACGCCGCTCCTCGTCCAGCTGTTCCTGATCTACTACGGGCTCGCGCAGTTCGATCTCGTGCGCGAGAGCCTCCTTTGGCCGTGGCTGTCGAGCGCGCTCGTCTGCGTCATCCTGACCTTCGTCCTGAACACGACGGCCTATACGACGGAGATCTTCGCCGGCAGTCTTCGACATCTGCCGGTGGGGGAGATCGAGGCGGCGCGCGCCTACGGCATGTCGCCCTTCACGCGGGCGCGGCGCATTCTTCTGCCGGCCATGCTGACGCGCTCGCTGACGCTCTATGGCAACGAAACGGTGATGATGCTCCACGCGACGTCGCTCGCCAGCACCGTGACGCTGCTGGAAGTCACCGGCGTCGCCCGCAACATCGCGCTGAACTACTACATCATGTTCGAGCCCTATGTGACCGCAGCCGCGATCTATCTCGTGCTGACGCTCGTGCTCGTCCTGCTTTTCCAGTTCGCCCAGCACCGCTGGGCCGGCTACCTCCAGGCGCGGCTCTGA
- a CDS encoding ABC transporter permease has translation MLGGYVISVLAAGWITLSLAFVSLILAVVIGIAAALARLSRSRALRVTATLYTSVVRGIPDLVMMLLVFYSVPALLSQAAQDWGYDVYIEFSPFGAGAATLGLIFGAYMAETFRGALMNIPKGQLEAAEAYGLGRFRIFWRILLPQMMRLALPGFTNNWLVLAKATALVSLLGLQDVMFRAKGAAEATAKPFTFYLLAGGFYLAITAISLFLLSRAAKRYELGVKELAR, from the coding sequence ATGCTCGGCGGCTATGTCATATCTGTGCTGGCGGCGGGGTGGATCACCCTGTCGCTGGCCTTCGTATCCCTGATACTGGCCGTCGTGATCGGCATCGCGGCAGCGCTCGCGAGGCTTTCCCGCTCGCGGGCGCTGCGCGTCACCGCCACGCTCTATACCTCCGTGGTCCGAGGCATCCCGGACCTCGTCATGATGCTTCTCGTTTTCTATTCCGTACCCGCGCTGCTCAGCCAGGCGGCGCAGGACTGGGGCTATGACGTCTATATCGAGTTCAGCCCATTCGGGGCGGGGGCTGCGACGCTGGGGCTCATTTTCGGCGCCTACATGGCCGAGACCTTTCGCGGCGCCCTGATGAACATTCCCAAGGGCCAGCTCGAGGCTGCCGAAGCTTACGGGCTCGGACGGTTCCGCATCTTCTGGCGCATCCTCCTGCCGCAGATGATGCGCCTCGCGCTGCCCGGCTTCACCAACAACTGGCTGGTGCTCGCCAAGGCGACGGCGCTCGTTTCGCTGCTCGGCCTCCAGGATGTCATGTTCCGGGCCAAGGGCGCGGCGGAGGCGACGGCCAAGCCCTTCACCTTCTACCTGCTTGCCGGCGGCTTCTATCTCGCGATCACCGCCATTTCGCTCTTCCTCCTTTCCCGCGCCGCCAAGCGCTATGAGCTTGGCGTGAAGGAACTTGCCCGATGA
- a CDS encoding transporter substrate-binding domain-containing protein, which yields MTKLSTLFLGGFIALASLSPAIAEQVTIATDATFPPFESVDANGKLVGYDIDLMSAVCKAAELDCNIIAAAWDGMIPGLTAGKYDALISQLTVTDARRKIMAFSDIYSHPTFRFVAKKGADLDISPDGLAGKIIAVQTGTPMDAFVTKTFPKATIKRYDGGSAPYLELTAGRADLHMSYEAQITHAFLNGDNAETFELVGPQYTGKDAPEFGEGVAIAINRRNADLLAKINAGLAKIRENGELAAIDAKYFGKS from the coding sequence ATGACGAAACTTTCTACCCTCTTTCTCGGCGGCTTCATCGCTCTGGCTTCGCTCTCGCCGGCGATCGCCGAGCAGGTGACGATCGCGACCGACGCCACCTTCCCGCCCTTCGAGTCCGTCGACGCGAACGGCAAGCTCGTCGGCTACGACATCGATCTGATGAGCGCCGTCTGCAAGGCGGCGGAACTCGACTGCAACATTATTGCCGCCGCCTGGGACGGCATGATCCCCGGGCTTACCGCCGGCAAGTATGACGCGCTGATCTCGCAGCTGACCGTCACCGACGCGCGCCGCAAGATCATGGCCTTCAGCGACATCTATTCGCATCCGACTTTCCGCTTCGTCGCCAAGAAGGGCGCCGATCTCGACATCAGCCCGGACGGGCTCGCCGGCAAGATCATCGCCGTCCAGACCGGCACGCCGATGGACGCCTTCGTCACCAAGACCTTCCCTAAGGCGACGATCAAGCGCTACGACGGCGGCAGCGCCCCCTATCTGGAGCTCACCGCCGGCCGCGCCGATCTCCACATGAGCTACGAGGCGCAGATCACGCACGCCTTCCTCAATGGCGACAACGCCGAGACATTCGAGCTCGTCGGCCCGCAATATACCGGCAAGGACGCGCCGGAATTTGGCGAGGGCGTCGCGATCGCAATCAACCGCCGCAACGCCGACCTCCTCGCGAAGATCAATGCCGGCCTCGCCAAAATCCGCGAGAACGGCGAGCTCGCGGCGATCGACGCCAAGTATTTCGGCAAAAGCTAG
- a CDS encoding ABC transporter ATP-binding protein: MQKLHVTDIHKRFGDTEVLKGIGLDAAAGDVISIIGSSGSGKSTFLRCINMLERPNRGTIRVSGEVLDLVADRRDGTLRAKSASQLQRIRSRLAMVFQNFCLWSHMSVLDNVTEAPVSVLGVSRKEAVERAKANLAKVGMKPETYERYPSQLSGGQQQRVAIARALTMDPDVMLFDEPTSALDPELVGEVLRVMQTLAEEGRTMIVVTHEMGFARHLSSKVMFLHEGRVEEEGSPEAVFGNPESPRLRQFLAGRLQS; the protein is encoded by the coding sequence ATGCAGAAGCTCCACGTCACCGATATTCACAAGCGCTTTGGCGATACCGAAGTCCTGAAGGGCATCGGCCTCGACGCCGCGGCGGGGGACGTCATCTCGATCATCGGCTCTTCCGGGTCCGGCAAGAGTACGTTCCTGCGCTGCATCAACATGCTGGAGCGTCCGAACCGCGGCACGATCCGCGTCAGCGGCGAGGTCCTGGATCTCGTGGCCGACCGCCGCGATGGAACCCTGCGCGCGAAAAGCGCCAGCCAGCTGCAGCGCATTCGCTCGCGCCTCGCCATGGTGTTCCAGAACTTCTGCCTCTGGTCGCATATGAGTGTCCTCGACAACGTGACCGAGGCCCCCGTCAGCGTGCTCGGCGTATCCCGCAAGGAAGCGGTGGAGCGCGCCAAGGCCAATCTCGCCAAGGTCGGCATGAAGCCGGAAACCTACGAGCGCTATCCCTCCCAGCTTTCCGGCGGCCAGCAGCAGCGCGTCGCAATCGCCCGCGCGCTGACCATGGATCCCGACGTGATGCTCTTCGACGAGCCGACCTCGGCACTCGATCCCGAACTCGTCGGCGAGGTGCTGCGTGTCATGCAGACACTTGCCGAGGAAGGCAGGACCATGATCGTCGTCACGCACGAAATGGGTTTTGCGCGCCATCTCTCCTCGAAGGTCATGTTCCTGCACGAGGGGCGCGTCGAGGAGGAAGGCTCGCCCGAGGCCGTGTTCGGCAACCCGGAGAGCCCGCGCCTACGACAGTTTCTGGCAGGTCGCCTTCAGTCCTGA